A portion of the uncultured Bacteroides sp. genome contains these proteins:
- a CDS encoding metallophosphoesterase, with product MKQRSLILFLLVLVFTTAKAQISDYSIFNDKFNFYIANDLGRNGYYDQKPIAELMGTMGEEVGPEFVLAAGDIHHFEGVRSVNDPLWMTNYELIYSHPELMINWYPILGNHEYRGNTQAVLDYSKVSRRWNMPARYYTKAFSEEGTTVRIVWIDTAPLIDKYRNESDIYPDACKQDMKKQLAWIDSVLTVAKEDWVIVAGHHPIYAQTAKDDSERADMQARLDPILRKHKVDMYVCGHIHNFQHIRMKGSSIDYVVNSAGSLARKVTPIEGTLFCSPEPGFSICSASKTELDLRMIDKKGNILYTITRKK from the coding sequence ATGAAGCAAAGAAGTCTCATCTTATTTCTTCTGGTTCTGGTATTTACCACAGCCAAAGCTCAAATAAGCGACTATTCAATATTCAATGATAAATTTAATTTCTATATAGCTAACGACCTGGGGCGCAACGGATATTACGATCAAAAGCCCATAGCCGAACTGATGGGAACCATGGGCGAAGAAGTAGGCCCGGAGTTCGTGTTAGCAGCAGGAGATATCCATCACTTTGAGGGAGTGCGTAGTGTAAATGATCCATTATGGATGACCAACTACGAACTCATCTACAGCCATCCCGAATTGATGATAAATTGGTACCCTATTCTGGGTAACCATGAATATCGGGGAAACACGCAAGCGGTACTCGATTACAGCAAAGTTAGCCGTCGTTGGAACATGCCTGCCCGATACTACACCAAAGCCTTCAGCGAAGAAGGAACGACCGTGCGCATCGTGTGGATAGATACTGCCCCGTTGATAGACAAATACCGCAACGAAAGCGACATCTATCCTGACGCTTGCAAACAAGACATGAAGAAACAATTGGCATGGATTGATTCTGTGTTGACAGTAGCCAAAGAAGACTGGGTAATTGTTGCCGGACATCATCCCATCTATGCCCAGACAGCCAAAGATGATTCGGAAAGGGCAGACATGCAAGCACGCCTCGACCCCATCTTACGTAAGCATAAAGTAGACATGTATGTTTGCGGTCATATCCACAATTTCCAACACATCCGAATGAAAGGAAGTTCCATTGACTATGTAGTAAACTCTGCCGGCTCACTGGCTCGCAAAGTAACTCCGATAGAGGGAACACTCTTTTGTAGCCCCGAACCCGGTTTTTCTATCTGCTCAGCAAGTAAAACAGAGCTTGATTTGCGCATGATCGATAAGAAAGGAAATATACTTTATACCATTACAAGAAAAAAATAA